In a genomic window of Vibrio orientalis CIP 102891 = ATCC 33934:
- the hpf gene encoding ribosome hibernation-promoting factor, HPF/YfiA family encodes MKVNITGKNIDITSAIRTHIESKFKKLEKWQVDIIGCQASFSEEPNKQKKFEAVITVPKGQLIASATHEDLYAAVNEVEQKLERQLNKLRHKPEARRTDKPELEEEVE; translated from the coding sequence ATGAAAGTAAACATCACTGGTAAAAACATCGACATCACCTCTGCAATCCGCACTCACATTGAGAGCAAGTTTAAAAAGCTAGAAAAGTGGCAAGTAGACATTATCGGTTGTCAGGCAAGCTTCAGCGAAGAGCCAAATAAGCAGAAAAAATTTGAAGCTGTAATTACTGTACCGAAGGGCCAACTTATCGCATCCGCAACACATGAAGATTTATATGCTGCCGTGAACGAGGTAGAACAGAAACTAGAGCGTCAGCTAAACAAACTACGTCACAAGCCAGAAGCACGTCGTACAGACAAGCCTGAGCTGGAAGAAGAAGTAGAATAA
- a CDS encoding lytic transglycosylase F: MLRVIFLFLFFSLSIGQAIALSLSPMQKQPYLGDLPTLEKKGVIRVLVSADLGFYYVEGGKPKGILAELLYHFEKELRQRSSYFNLQVIPVHRDELIPSLEKGFGDLVVANLTITSARKEHVNFSAPVLKQVNELLVTHKNHPPIDSLWSLSGREVWVRASSSYFESLQKLNTELDKQGKAPVIVRFIEETLQDLELIELVNQGHLPATILDSHKTELWLKVMDNIQVHDAIPLREEGQIAWAMRKNSPKLEVFVNQYLKKYRSGTLLGNVIYGKYLNNTKWLKRVLNPQHITKLESLSEIFEVYSDQYSFDSLMISAQGFQESGLDQSKVSHKGAVGVMQVLPSTAKDPNVNIPDIYQVENNIHAGVKYMRFIKDRYFSDESILPEDQVYFSLAAYNAGPANIRKMRRLAEKNGYDPNKWFRNVEIMARRNIGREPVHYVSNINRYFIIYKQLNALKLVRETQATQNQQSTPSLVIDD; this comes from the coding sequence ATGCTACGAGTCATTTTTCTTTTTTTATTCTTCAGTTTATCGATAGGTCAGGCGATCGCGTTGTCTTTGTCTCCTATGCAAAAACAACCCTACCTAGGCGATCTTCCTACGCTCGAAAAGAAAGGCGTGATCCGAGTTCTTGTTTCTGCTGATCTCGGTTTTTATTATGTGGAAGGGGGGAAGCCTAAAGGAATCTTAGCCGAACTCTTATATCACTTCGAAAAAGAGTTAAGACAACGTTCCTCTTACTTTAATCTTCAAGTCATTCCTGTCCACAGAGATGAGCTGATCCCGTCACTTGAAAAAGGCTTTGGCGATTTAGTGGTGGCTAACCTCACCATTACTTCTGCGAGAAAAGAACATGTCAATTTTAGCGCCCCTGTATTAAAACAAGTCAATGAGTTACTCGTTACTCATAAGAATCACCCTCCTATCGACTCGCTTTGGTCGTTAAGTGGCAGAGAAGTCTGGGTACGCGCTAGCTCAAGCTACTTCGAAAGTTTGCAAAAGCTTAATACAGAACTTGATAAACAAGGAAAAGCCCCGGTTATTGTCCGTTTTATCGAAGAAACATTACAAGACTTAGAACTGATTGAGTTGGTTAACCAAGGGCACCTGCCCGCCACGATTTTAGATAGCCATAAGACAGAACTTTGGCTCAAGGTCATGGACAATATCCAAGTCCATGACGCAATTCCACTTAGAGAAGAAGGTCAAATTGCATGGGCAATGAGAAAAAACAGCCCTAAGCTGGAAGTTTTCGTCAATCAATATTTAAAGAAATACCGTTCAGGTACTCTGCTGGGCAACGTTATTTATGGCAAGTATCTGAATAACACCAAATGGCTCAAACGTGTGCTAAACCCCCAGCACATCACTAAACTAGAATCACTATCGGAAATATTTGAAGTCTACTCTGATCAATACAGTTTCGATTCGCTGATGATATCCGCTCAAGGCTTTCAAGAGTCAGGGTTAGACCAAAGTAAAGTGTCACATAAAGGTGCCGTTGGTGTGATGCAAGTTCTGCCTAGCACCGCGAAAGATCCCAACGTCAACATCCCAGACATCTATCAAGTCGAGAATAATATTCACGCAGGCGTGAAATATATGCGTTTCATCAAAGATCGTTACTTTAGTGATGAATCGATCCTCCCAGAAGACCAAGTCTACTTTTCACTTGCTGCGTATAACGCTGGCCCGGCTAATATCCGAAAAATGCGCCGCTTAGCTGAGAAAAATGGCTATGACCCCAATAAATGGTTTCGCAATGTTGAAATCATGGCGAGAAGAAATATCGGCCGAGAGCCTGTCCATTACGTTTCTAACATCAATCGTTATTTTATTATCTACAAACAGCTGAACGCTTTAAAGTTGGTGAGAGAGACTCAAGCGACGCAAAACCAACAAAGCACACCGTCACTAGTGATTGATGATTAG